A single window of Leopardus geoffroyi isolate Oge1 chromosome D4, O.geoffroyi_Oge1_pat1.0, whole genome shotgun sequence DNA harbors:
- the TPD52L3 gene encoding tumor protein D55 has translation MDASLPESHSASQWSDSAGLDFDSVGQDYFSPGYKYDSLYQELDLDSLHEDLHFQSMPGTMTTETLASTHESHPTAELEDLTEAEGKELKSELTKLDGKIVTLYRALEVKKRHCMELKRKLGLITLVGLRQNLSKSWHDVQVSNVNMKQKMSAALSTMGSAICRKLGDMKKSATFRSFEGLMGTIKSRVAGGRQLGSVYLPSSAVIGMIHSQPQGGEMIRSYFPRVGVIRFTEVELFWFQGVETIWLQAVGMTCFPFWSQYEPLGNLAWPPNQCKNSLSSSQL, from the coding sequence CTCTGTTGGCCAAGATTATTTCTCCCCTGGCTACAAGTATGACTCTCTCTACCAAGAATTGGACCTGGACTCCCTTCATGAAGATCTTCATTTCCAGTCCATGCCAGGAACCATGACAACAGAGACCTTGGCAAGCACACATGAATCCCACCCAACTGCTGAACTAGAGGATCTCACAGAGGCTGAAGGAAAGGAGCTCAAATCTGAGCTCACTAAATTAGACGGGAAAATTGTAACCTTATACCGTGCCCTGGAAGTGAAAAAAAGACATTGTATGGAGCTCAAGAGAAAGCTGGGCCTCATAACCTTGGTGGGGCTGAGGCAGAATCTGTCCAAAAGCTGGCACGATGTGCAAGTCTCCAATGTCAACATGAAACAAAAGATGTCAGCTGCCCTGTCCACCATGGGCTCTGCCATCTGCAGGAAGCTTGGAGACATGAAGAAGTCAGCCACATTCAGATCGTTTGAAGGTCTGATGGGGACAATCAAGTCTAGAGTGGCAGGTGGCAGACAGCTTGGCAGTGTCTACCTTCCTTCTTCAGCTGTAATAGGGATGATCCATTCCCAGCCTCAGGGAGGAGAGATGATCCGCTCCTACTTTCCAAGAGTGGGAGTGATCCGGTTTACTGAAGTGGAGTTGTTCTGGTTCCAAGGAGTGGAGACGATCTGGTTGCAAGCAGTGGGCATGACCTGCTTCCCTTTCTGGAGCCAGTATGAACCCCTTGGTAATCTTGCCTGGCCACCTAACCAGTGCAAGAACTCCCTTTCCTCATCACAGTTGTGA